A stretch of DNA from Candidatus Bathyarchaeota archaeon:
TCACTGGGGCGGAAACCATTGCTCGGTCTTCAGGTGGAATGCACGTTAAATCAGACCGACTAGAATCTTCTGCATATGCTACAATGCGTGCAGCAGCACACACTGCAACAATTGCCAAAGACAAAGGCATAACTGCCATTCACATCAAAGTTCGTGCCCCTGGAGGCTCAGGAGCCCGAACACCGGGAGCTGGAGCACAATCTGCAATCCGTGCATTAGCAAGAGCAGGATTCCGTGTCGGGCGAATTGAAGAAGTTACTCCCATTCCTCACGATGGCACTCGAAGGAAGGGTGGACGCAGAGGACGTAGAGTCTAAATCCCTTTTTTCTTCATTATTTTTGTGAAATGTTGGACAATAGCCGAAAAAAGTATTGAATCGGCTTTGTCTGATAACCAAAATATTGAAATAATGGCTTTAGCTCTTTTTGAAAAGCACGAGCTTTAAACGCGTTAATTACAGAGGCTTAAATGTGGTAGAAATTCAAATAATTGAGAAAACCAGCGAGTACATGCGCTTCATTGTTAGCGGAGTCAATACGCCTTTTGTTAACGCACTACGAAGAATAATCCTTACTGAAGTCCCAGCAATGGCTATAGACGAGATTGTAATTCTTGAAAATTCGTCAATTCTTACTGATGAAATCCTTTCACACAGAATGGGGTTCATTCCTCTTAAAACTGATTTAGATTCTTACAGTCTACCTGAAGACTGTAAATGTGAAAGCGAATTTGGATGTAGCCTTTGTCGGGCAAATCTAACACTAGAAATTGAAGCAAACGAAAAAATAACAACCGTTTATTCGGGTGACATAATCCCTGAAAATCCTGACATTGCTCCAGTAAGTGACAAGATTCCACTTGCAAAATTGGCTCAAGATCAAAAAATCAAAATGGAAGCTTATGCACGCCTAGGAAAAGGCAAAAAACACGCAAAATGGCAACCAGTTTCTATGTGCGTTTATAGTTATCTTCCTAAAATCAAAATTGATCCAAAACTCTGTGATTCATGTGGAAAATGTGTTAAAATCTGTCCAGAAAACATTCTAAAACAGACTGATGACGGAATAAAAGTTCAGAACGAAATCAACTGTACATTATGTATGGACTGTGTAGATGCATGTCCCAAAGACTCAGCAACCGCTGTAAACGTGTCTTGGGATGATAAAACTTTCATTTTTAAAATCGAATCAACTGGAGCACTTCCAGTAGAACGAATAGTTATGGAAGCAACAAAAATTCTTGACAACGAAATCAAAGAATTTTCTAATCAACTTAAAAAGGGTAATAAGAAGTGAAGAAATTAAAGTCAACTAATCCAGAGCTTGTTACGCTCATTCGTGATTTGAAAAAACAGTCACAAGAAAGCCAAACTGAACTATGGCTTAGCCTTGCTGAACGTTTAAACAGTTCGAACCGAAGTCGTGTAGCCGTAAATTTGAGTCGATTAAATCGTTACACAAAAGAAGGTGAAACCGTAGTAGTTCCAGGCAAAGTTTTAGGTGCCGGACAAGCAGATCATCCTTTGAATATTGCTGCTTTTTCTTTCTCTGATGTTGCTAAAACTAAAATTGCGAACAGTAAAGGACAATGTTTGTCTATTCGCGACCTGATGAAAAAAAACCCAACAGGTAAAAACGTGAAAATAATGGAGTGAATTGGGATGTCTTCTAATAATTCTGTAATAATTGATGCTAAAGGTCTAATTCTTGGTCGATTGGCTAGTAATGTAGCTAAACGTCTTCTTGACGGTGAAAGTGTAGTTATTTTAAATGCTGAAAAAGCAGCCATTTCTGGCAAGAAGCAGCACATAGTTACTGACGCTAAAACTTTCTTGGAAGTTGGTCACCCCAGAAAAGGTCCAAACCATCCTAGACGACCCGACAAAATTGTAAGTCGAACTATCCGTGGAATGCTGCCTCGGCGAAAATCTAAAGGTATTGAAGCTTTCAAAAGATTGCGGGTATACTTAGGGGTTCCCGTTGAATTTGATGGCAAAGATTTTCAGACTGTTATTGAAGCAAGCACGGGCAAATTAAAATCACCTTATATAACCGTGGGCGAATTGGCTAAAGAAATCGGCGGATGGACCCCAGAGGTAGATTAGAATGTCAAAAACAAAAAAAGTTATGGTCTTAAGTGGAAAGCGAAAAACTGCAATAGCACGAGCAACAGTTAGATTGGGCAAAGGACGAGTACGCATAAACAATATACCCTTAGAAGTCTATGAACCACAAATTGCACGAGACAAAATTCTTGAACCTTTGCTACTTACAGATGACAAAGTTTGGAATCAACTTGACATAAATGTCACTGTAGCTGGTGGAGGATACATGGGTCAAGCTGAAGCCGCTCGTATGGCAGTAGCTAAAAGTTTACTTAAGTGGACCAAAAGCACCCGCCTTCGAACAACTCTTATCGATTATGATCGAACCATGATTGCAGGTGATCCCCGAAGAAGTGAGCCCAAAAAGTTTGGAGGACCAGGCGCTAGGGCTAGGGATCAGAAAAGCTACAGGTAACTGCATTCATTTAATGGATGTATTTGTAGCTAAGGCATTAAGGGCACTGAATCGGTGCCAATGTATGAGTATAAATTGAAAAAACTGGAAAAAACCTGAAGGTCAAAATTATGTGTAGGAGGTCGAATTGAAATTATAATCCCAGTTCGTTGTTTTACTTGTGGCAAGTTGGTTGCTGATGTATGGGAAGACTTCAATAAGCGGGTTCAGTCTGGAGAAGACCCGAAAAAGGTTCTTGATAGTTTAGGTGTAACAAGATATTGCTGTCGTAGGATGGTTCTTGGACACATTGAAATTTCTGACAGTATTCTCCGGTTCTATAGCCAAAAAGCAAACTTTAATTCTGAACCATATTAGCGGTGAAACAACATGTCGTCTATCATAGAAGAGGTAACAGCTAGAAAACTTTTCAACAGTCGCGGGCGAGAAACAATAGAGGTTGACATAATAACTGCTGATGGATTTGGAAGCGTTGCTGCCCCTGCTGGAGCTAGTACGGGTAAAGCTGAAGTTGTTCCTTATCCTGAAGGTGGAGTTGACGCTGCCCTAAAGAAATTTGAAGAACTTGTTGTTCCAGAACTTATTGGAATGGATGCAGAAGAACAAAGTGACATTGATATTCTTCTTCATGAAATTGATGGCACCCTAAACTTTAGTAATATTGGAGGAAACACTGCTTTTGCGGTTTCTGTAGCTACTGCTGAAGCAGCTGCGACGTCTCTTGATTTGCCTTTATTCCAATATTTGGGTGGATATTTGGGTAATGAGCTTCCTTTTCCTCTCGGAAACGTTTTGGGGGGCGGAAAACATGTTCTTGGAAAAACAACTGACATCCAAGAATATTTGGTCATTCCCTTGAATGCATCCTGTTTCTCAGAGGCTGCTGCTGCAAACATTAAAGTCCATGCAAAAGTTGGTTCTCTTCTTAAAAAAACATGTAAATTATTTACTGGTGGAAGAGGTGACGAAGGTGCGTGGGCACCAAACATTGAGAACGAAGAAGCACTAAAGATTGTTTCTCAAGCTTGTCAAGAAGTTTCAGACGAAATGGATATTGAATGTAGACCCTGTCTTGATGTTGCGGCTTCTAGTTTTTATGACCCCAAAAAGGGTGTTTATGTTTATTCTATGGAAGGCAAAAAACGAGATTCTGGTGAGCAACTTGAGTTTATGTTGCAACTAATTGAAGAATATAACCTCGCTTTTGTTGAAGACCCCTTCGATGAAGATGATTACGAAAACTTTGCTGAACTCACAAAAAAATCAACTAATTGTTTAATTTGTGGTGATGACTTGTTTGTTACAAACCGTGACCGATTGGCTAAGGGAATAGAAATGGGGGCTGGTAATTCTCTTGTCATAAAGGTTAATCAAGTTGGAACCATTACAGATGCGTTAGAGACCACTCGGTTGGCGAAATGGGCTGGATATGTTCCAGTTATGTCTCATCGTTCTGGTGAGACAGTAGATACACATTTAGCTCACTTAGCAGTTGGTTTCGGCTGTCCAGTTATAAAGACTGGTGTGTTACATGGAGAACGTGTCGCAAAAATCAATGAACTAATCAGAATTGAAGAAAATCTTGGAAATAGAGCTCAAATGTCAATACTATAGTTGGAGGAAAAAAGTTTGTCCGAAAATGAAGAAAACATGGAAAATTTCAGCGAAGAAGAATTGCTGTTGCCCCAGGATACCCTATTGTCCGCGGGTGTTCACATAGGAACCAGAATGCGAACCAAAGACATGGAACAATTCATCTACCGGGTTAGAGCAGACGGTCTGTTCGTATTAGATGTTAAAAAAACCGATGAACGCATACGCGTTGCTGGCAAGTTTCTAGCCCGTTTTGATCCCTCAAAGATTGCAGTTGTCGCTGGACGCTTGTACAGTCATTCTCCAGTAGAAAAATTCTGCCAAGTAACTGGAGCAACCCCAATAGTTGGTAGATTTATTCCTGGAATGCTTTCAAATCCATTGTATCCTGATCGCCTTGAACCTAGTGTGATCATTGTTTCTGATCCAAAAGCTGATGTTCAAGCAGTTAAAGAAGCTGCTACCATTGGTGTTCCTGTTGTTGCTTTGTGCAGTACAGATAACGACTTCTCATTTGTTGATTTTGTTATACCAACCAACAACAAAGGAAGACGTGCATTAGCAGTTATTTACTGGCTCCTTGCAAGGCAAATGCTACGCGAAAAAGGCGAAATCCCCGCAGACGGTGATCTTAGTCAGTCTATCGAAGACTTCGAAATTAAATTAACAAGGGACCGAGGGGACGTCGAAGAAGATTGAAACTCAGGTATCCAGCAGTAGCCGGT
This window harbors:
- the eno gene encoding phosphopyruvate hydratase yields the protein MSSIIEEVTARKLFNSRGRETIEVDIITADGFGSVAAPAGASTGKAEVVPYPEGGVDAALKKFEELVVPELIGMDAEEQSDIDILLHEIDGTLNFSNIGGNTAFAVSVATAEAAATSLDLPLFQYLGGYLGNELPFPLGNVLGGGKHVLGKTTDIQEYLVIPLNASCFSEAAAANIKVHAKVGSLLKKTCKLFTGGRGDEGAWAPNIENEEALKIVSQACQEVSDEMDIECRPCLDVAASSFYDPKKGVYVYSMEGKKRDSGEQLEFMLQLIEEYNLAFVEDPFDEDDYENFAELTKKSTNCLICGDDLFVTNRDRLAKGIEMGAGNSLVIKVNQVGTITDALETTRLAKWAGYVPVMSHRSGETVDTHLAHLAVGFGCPVIKTGVLHGERVAKINELIRIEENLGNRAQMSIL
- a CDS encoding 30S ribosomal protein S11, producing the protein MSKKADKWAVVHVFSSYNNTIIHFTDITGAETIARSSGGMHVKSDRLESSAYATMRAAAHTATIAKDKGITAIHIKVRAPGGSGARTPGAGAQSAIRALARAGFRVGRIEEVTPIPHDGTRRKGGRRGRRV
- a CDS encoding 30S ribosomal protein S2 → MENFSEEELLLPQDTLLSAGVHIGTRMRTKDMEQFIYRVRADGLFVLDVKKTDERIRVAGKFLARFDPSKIAVVAGRLYSHSPVEKFCQVTGATPIVGRFIPGMLSNPLYPDRLEPSVIIVSDPKADVQAVKEAATIGVPVVALCSTDNDFSFVDFVIPTNNKGRRALAVIYWLLARQMLREKGEIPADGDLSQSIEDFEIKLTRDRGDVEED
- a CDS encoding DNA-directed RNA polymerase subunit D, with translation MVEIQIIEKTSEYMRFIVSGVNTPFVNALRRIILTEVPAMAIDEIVILENSSILTDEILSHRMGFIPLKTDLDSYSLPEDCKCESEFGCSLCRANLTLEIEANEKITTVYSGDIIPENPDIAPVSDKIPLAKLAQDQKIKMEAYARLGKGKKHAKWQPVSMCVYSYLPKIKIDPKLCDSCGKCVKICPENILKQTDDGIKVQNEINCTLCMDCVDACPKDSATAVNVSWDDKTFIFKIESTGALPVERIVMEATKILDNEIKEFSNQLKKGNKK
- a CDS encoding DNA-directed RNA polymerase subunit N, whose product is MIIPVRCFTCGKLVADVWEDFNKRVQSGEDPKKVLDSLGVTRYCCRRMVLGHIEISDSILRFYSQKANFNSEPY
- a CDS encoding 50S ribosomal protein L13 codes for the protein MSSNNSVIIDAKGLILGRLASNVAKRLLDGESVVILNAEKAAISGKKQHIVTDAKTFLEVGHPRKGPNHPRRPDKIVSRTIRGMLPRRKSKGIEAFKRLRVYLGVPVEFDGKDFQTVIEASTGKLKSPYITVGELAKEIGGWTPEVD
- a CDS encoding 50S ribosomal protein L18e, which produces MKKLKSTNPELVTLIRDLKKQSQESQTELWLSLAERLNSSNRSRVAVNLSRLNRYTKEGETVVVPGKVLGAGQADHPLNIAAFSFSDVAKTKIANSKGQCLSIRDLMKKNPTGKNVKIME
- a CDS encoding 30S ribosomal protein S9, with translation MSKTKKVMVLSGKRKTAIARATVRLGKGRVRINNIPLEVYEPQIARDKILEPLLLTDDKVWNQLDINVTVAGGGYMGQAEAARMAVAKSLLKWTKSTRLRTTLIDYDRTMIAGDPRRSEPKKFGGPGARARDQKSYR